In one window of Romboutsia hominis DNA:
- a CDS encoding dicarboxylate/amino acid:cation symporter, whose amino-acid sequence MKKIGLVPKLIMGIIAGILIGQFAPEVIVKTLVTASSLFSAFLKFVIPFIIIGFVTAGIADLATGAGKLLGITTGIAYGSTIVAGTLAFAVASLIFPSFIDASVASQIGDPEAGMLSPFFSIPLSPMVDVTAAIVFAFTMGLGISALRNNGKGQTLHNIFQEFQEIVTKVLSTIIIPLLPIYIAGTFANITFAGQVWSILGVFWRVYLIVIPLHLIYLTIQFTAAGIVTGKNPFKMLKNQIPGYLTAVGTQSSAATIPVNVECAKNNGVSKEIREFCVPLCATIHLSGSIISVTSFAVAVLMMNNMDHSFTTLFPFILMLGIAMVAAPGAPGGAIMSALPFLPMIGIPSDGGLASLMIALYLTQDSFGTAANVSGDNAIAAVVDHINTKMSKKANKVA is encoded by the coding sequence ATGAAAAAAATAGGATTAGTTCCTAAACTTATTATGGGTATCATAGCCGGTATATTAATCGGACAATTCGCACCAGAAGTTATAGTTAAAACTCTGGTAACTGCAAGTAGTTTATTCTCTGCATTCTTAAAATTCGTTATACCATTTATAATAATAGGATTTGTTACAGCAGGTATAGCAGATTTAGCAACAGGTGCAGGAAAATTATTAGGGATAACAACAGGAATAGCATATGGGTCTACAATAGTAGCCGGAACATTAGCATTTGCTGTAGCATCGTTAATATTCCCATCTTTTATAGATGCAAGTGTTGCTTCACAAATAGGTGATCCTGAAGCAGGTATGTTATCACCATTCTTTAGTATACCTTTATCACCAATGGTAGATGTAACTGCTGCAATAGTATTTGCATTTACAATGGGTCTAGGTATATCTGCTCTTAGAAACAATGGTAAAGGGCAAACTTTACATAATATATTCCAAGAGTTCCAAGAAATCGTAACGAAAGTATTATCAACAATAATAATACCTTTATTACCAATATATATAGCAGGAACATTTGCTAATATAACTTTTGCTGGACAAGTTTGGTCTATATTAGGAGTATTCTGGAGAGTTTACTTAATAGTAATACCTCTACATTTAATATACTTAACAATACAATTTACAGCAGCAGGAATAGTTACAGGGAAGAATCCTTTCAAAATGTTAAAAAACCAAATACCTGGTTACTTAACAGCAGTAGGAACTCAATCTTCAGCAGCTACTATACCAGTAAATGTAGAATGTGCTAAAAACAATGGAGTAAGCAAAGAAATAAGAGAATTCTGTGTACCTTTATGTGCAACAATTCACTTATCAGGAAGTATAATATCAGTTACATCATTTGCTGTTGCAGTACTTATGATGAACAATATGGATCATAGCTTTACTACTTTATTCCCATTCATATTAATGTTAGGAATAGCAATGGTTGCAGCACCAGGAGCACCAGGTGGAGCTATAATGAGTGCATTACCTTTCTTACCAATGATAGGTATACCATCAGATGGTGGACTTGCAAGTTTAATGATAGCTTTATACTTAACTCAAGATAGTTTCGGAACAGCTGCAAACGTATCTGGAGATAACGCTATAGCAGCAGTTGTTGATCATATAAACACTAAAATGTCTAAAAAAGCAAATAAAGTTGCTTAA
- a CDS encoding ABC transporter substrate binding protein, translating to MILGIYTKDIYSEGKRNILFISSGNPNFLNFDEYMSGIVSGLGHDINLQTEYMNSEYNYSPKHELEFYELLSHRLRNYKNFDGIIVENDDALEFAIKYREDLFKDIPIVFFAIENEELIKKALSYDMVSGVKEVSSIDKNIELISKFHKGVKNIYFMSGYKSELTKEDISYYENKYKKNNINLHEVVTRNIDVNDFKKKLKKLESSDAIITFYPGYFENINLGHEDTIGLIKSLTKDVPIYSSFEHSIGKGTIGGKVVSPYNQAKKAGEIVNSILSGKSDKKIYIGDDNANKYIFDYEVMKEFGIKKHDLPDGSVIVNDPIEIYKKHENYILVVISIILVLVAMVIALISYTNYKMKYEKELLRLIDEGEELSRLKAHFTSNISHELRTPITVISSVMQLSKSKSKNNEFIISNNNYEIIESNCNRLLRLINNLIDIQKFKCVDTKPYLQNVNIVELIEDITLSVIPYTKSKNLDIIFDTTDEEIITAVDIDKMERAILNLLSNAIKFSYNGGTLNVNVSTLEDNVEIEIKDKGIGMNEEELEHIFDIFYQIDNTMTRKNEGSGVGLSIVKLFVEAHGGKIDIKSKLNEGTTFKIKIPIIKISENRCDKYIIEDELKEKVKLELSDIYM from the coding sequence TTGATATTGGGAATATATACAAAAGATATATATTCAGAAGGAAAAAGAAATATTTTATTTATTAGTTCAGGAAATCCTAACTTCTTAAACTTTGATGAATATATGAGTGGAATTGTAAGTGGGTTAGGCCATGATATAAATTTACAAACTGAGTATATGAATTCAGAATATAATTATAGCCCAAAGCATGAATTAGAATTTTATGAGTTACTAAGCCATAGACTAAGAAATTATAAAAATTTTGATGGTATTATTGTAGAAAATGATGATGCATTAGAATTTGCTATAAAATATAGAGAAGATTTATTTAAGGATATTCCTATTGTATTCTTTGCAATAGAAAATGAAGAACTTATAAAAAAGGCTTTGTCTTATGATATGGTTTCAGGGGTAAAGGAAGTATCATCAATAGATAAAAATATAGAGCTAATATCTAAATTTCACAAAGGTGTAAAAAATATTTACTTTATGTCTGGATATAAAAGTGAATTAACAAAAGAAGATATATCTTATTATGAAAATAAATATAAAAAAAATAATATTAATTTACATGAGGTAGTTACTCGCAATATAGATGTTAATGATTTTAAGAAAAAGTTAAAAAAACTAGAAAGTAGTGATGCAATTATAACTTTTTATCCAGGGTATTTTGAAAATATTAATTTAGGACATGAAGATACAATTGGGCTTATAAAATCATTAACTAAAGATGTTCCTATATATAGTTCATTTGAACATAGTATAGGGAAAGGTACTATAGGTGGTAAGGTTGTAAGTCCATATAATCAGGCTAAAAAAGCTGGGGAAATAGTAAATTCAATTTTATCTGGGAAAAGTGATAAAAAAATTTATATAGGTGATGACAATGCAAATAAGTATATATTTGATTATGAGGTAATGAAAGAATTTGGTATAAAAAAGCATGATTTACCAGACGGATCTGTAATAGTAAATGATCCAATAGAAATTTATAAAAAACATGAAAATTATATACTAGTAGTAATTTCTATTATTTTAGTTCTAGTAGCTATGGTAATAGCCTTAATATCTTATACTAACTATAAAATGAAATATGAAAAAGAACTTTTAAGATTAATTGATGAAGGCGAGGAATTAAGCAGATTAAAGGCACACTTTACATCTAATATTAGTCATGAACTAAGAACGCCAATTACTGTTATCTCATCAGTAATGCAGCTTTCAAAATCAAAATCTAAAAACAATGAATTCATAATAAGTAATAATAATTATGAAATTATAGAAAGTAATTGTAATAGATTGTTAAGGTTGATAAATAATTTAATTGATATTCAAAAATTTAAATGTGTAGATACAAAACCATATTTACAAAATGTAAATATAGTAGAGTTAATCGAAGATATAACTTTATCTGTAATACCATATACAAAATCTAAAAATTTAGATATTATATTTGATACTACTGACGAGGAAATTATAACAGCTGTTGATATTGATAAAATGGAAAGGGCAATACTTAATTTATTGTCAAATGCAATTAAATTTTCATACAATGGTGGAACTTTAAATGTCAATGTATCAACGTTAGAAGATAATGTTGAGATTGAAATAAAAGATAAAGGAATAGGTATGAATGAGGAAGAGTTAGAGCATATATTTGATATATTTTACCAAATAGATAATACCATGACTAGAAAGAATGAAGGAAGTGGGGTAGGATTATCTATTGTTAAGCTATTTGTAGAAGCACATGGAGGAAAAATTGATATAAAATCAAAATTAAATGAAGGCACAACCTTTAAAATAAAAATACCTATAATTAAAATAAGTGAAAATAGATGTGATAAATATATAATAGAAGATGAATTAAAAGAAAAGGTAAAATTAGAGTTATCAGATATATATATGTAG
- a CDS encoding YkvA family protein yields the protein MNIIDKILNFLKVTLVRFRKAKFGFMFFINIFKLPDLLKESRVSIMSKAKVIFALIVGLLYLILGIDFIPEIILGLFGFIDDLFILIWSLGIINEEIEKYKVIIKTDKNSNIIEDVNFNIKD from the coding sequence ATGAATATTATAGATAAAATATTAAATTTTTTAAAGGTAACATTAGTAAGATTTAGAAAAGCTAAATTTGGTTTTATGTTTTTTATAAATATATTTAAATTACCAGATTTATTAAAAGAAAGTAGAGTTAGTATAATGAGTAAAGCAAAGGTAATATTTGCATTAATAGTAGGACTACTTTACTTAATATTAGGTATAGATTTTATACCAGAGATTATACTTGGGTTATTTGGTTTTATTGATGATTTATTTATTTTAATATGGAGTTTGGGAATAATAAATGAAGAAATAGAAAAATATAAAGTTATCATCAAAACAGATAAGAATTCAAATATCATAGAAGATGTCAATTTTAATATAAAAGATTAA
- the asnA gene encoding aspartate--ammonia ligase, protein MSLIIPTQYKTKLSIIQTQEAIKDLKDFFEHRLGEELRLTRVSSPLFVLPETGTNDNLNGIEKAVSFEVPDIGKKAEIVQSLAKWKRMALKKYGLPTGRGIYTDMNAIRKDEELDNIHSIYVDQWDWELIIDKKQRSRETLEEVVKKIYKVFKETEEHVQSIYPEIQKILPEEITFITSQELLDLYPELTPKEREDKIVKDKGAVFLMQIGKVLSNGEKHDGRSPDYDDWELNGDILFYNPVLGRALELSSMGIRVDEESLDRQLRESGCDDRRSLDYHQALLKGELPYTIGGGIGQSRICMYFLNKAHIGEVQVGVWPKEMIEECYEAGISLL, encoded by the coding sequence ATGAGTTTAATAATACCAACACAATATAAAACAAAACTAAGTATAATACAAACGCAAGAAGCTATAAAAGATTTAAAGGACTTTTTTGAACATAGATTAGGTGAAGAGCTAAGGTTAACTAGAGTATCATCGCCATTATTTGTATTACCTGAAACTGGTACAAATGATAACTTAAATGGAATAGAAAAGGCTGTAAGCTTTGAGGTACCTGATATAGGTAAAAAGGCAGAAATAGTTCAATCATTAGCTAAATGGAAAAGAATGGCTCTTAAAAAGTATGGATTACCTACAGGAAGAGGAATCTATACAGATATGAATGCTATTAGAAAAGATGAAGAATTAGATAACATACATTCTATATATGTAGACCAATGGGATTGGGAACTTATAATAGATAAAAAACAAAGAAGTAGAGAAACATTAGAAGAAGTGGTTAAAAAGATTTACAAAGTATTTAAAGAAACTGAAGAACATGTACAAAGTATATATCCAGAAATACAAAAAATACTTCCTGAGGAGATAACATTTATAACATCTCAAGAATTATTAGATTTATATCCAGAGTTAACTCCAAAAGAAAGAGAAGATAAAATAGTAAAAGATAAAGGGGCAGTATTTTTAATGCAAATAGGAAAAGTACTTTCAAATGGTGAAAAACATGATGGAAGAAGTCCTGATTATGATGATTGGGAATTAAACGGAGATATATTATTCTATAACCCTGTATTAGGTAGAGCATTAGAATTATCGTCTATGGGAATAAGAGTAGATGAAGAAAGTTTAGATAGACAATTAAGAGAAAGTGGATGCGATGATAGAAGAAGCTTAGATTATCATCAAGCATTACTAAAAGGAGAACTACCATATACTATAGGTGGAGGAATTGGTCAATCTAGAATATGCATGTATTTCTTAAACAAAGCTCATATAGGAGAAGTACAAGTTGGAGTTTGGCCAAAAGAAATGATAGAAGAATGTTACGAAGCTGGAATAAGTTTACTATAG
- a CDS encoding PTS sugar transporter subunit IIC: protein MMEILMGTGLLLVVLALFTLFSYKAPYGMKAMGALASAACASFLVEAFHFSFFGEVLGFKFLESVGSANGSMGGVAAAILVPLALGVSPVYSVLVGLSVSGFGILPGFIAGYLTSFVVRFFEKKVPAGLDLIVIIVIGAPLCRAIAMGMDPIVNNTLLQIGQVLIKAADTSPIIMGIILGGLITVVATAPLSSMALTSIIGLTGLPMAIGALAVFGSSFMNFIFFSKMKFGSKKDTISVAIEPLTQSDIISANPIPVYTTNFIGGAMSGVIVALMQLVNNTPGTATPIAGFAIMFAYNPPIQVLIAAAGCIVVSVLGGYIGYALFKNYKIVRADKIRGDIINDND from the coding sequence ATGATGGAAATATTAATGGGTACTGGATTACTTTTAGTAGTCCTTGCACTATTTACTCTATTTAGCTACAAAGCACCATATGGTATGAAAGCCATGGGAGCATTAGCTAGTGCTGCTTGCGCAAGTTTCTTAGTTGAAGCATTCCACTTCTCATTTTTTGGAGAAGTATTAGGATTTAAGTTTTTAGAAAGTGTAGGATCTGCAAATGGTTCTATGGGAGGAGTAGCAGCTGCAATACTTGTTCCTCTAGCTTTAGGAGTATCACCAGTATATTCTGTACTTGTAGGTTTATCTGTATCAGGATTTGGTATACTTCCAGGGTTTATAGCAGGTTACTTAACATCTTTTGTGGTTAGATTCTTTGAGAAAAAAGTACCAGCAGGACTTGATTTAATAGTAATCATAGTTATAGGAGCACCACTTTGTAGAGCTATAGCTATGGGAATGGACCCTATAGTAAATAATACTTTACTTCAAATAGGTCAAGTTTTAATAAAGGCAGCAGATACATCACCAATAATAATGGGTATTATACTTGGTGGACTTATAACAGTTGTTGCAACAGCACCACTTAGTTCTATGGCACTTACATCTATAATAGGTCTTACAGGACTTCCAATGGCCATAGGTGCATTAGCAGTATTTGGTTCTTCATTTATGAATTTTATTTTCTTCTCAAAGATGAAATTTGGTTCTAAAAAAGATACAATATCAGTAGCAATAGAGCCACTTACACAGTCAGATATAATATCTGCAAATCCAATACCAGTATATACGACAAACTTTATAGGAGGGGCAATGTCTGGTGTTATAGTAGCTTTAATGCAACTAGTAAATAATACTCCAGGTACAGCAACACCAATAGCTGGGTTTGCTATAATGTTTGCTTACAATCCACCAATACAAGTTTTAATAGCAGCAGCAGGATGTATAGTAGTGAGTGTTTTAGGTGGATATATAGGATATGCTTTATTCAAAAACTACAAGATAGTAAGAGCTGACAAAATAAGAGGAGATATCATAAATGATAATGATTAA
- the ptsP gene encoding phosphoenolpyruvate--protein phosphotransferase, with product MYKGTGASPGIALGKALIVEHSELVIEKKSIDNVEEEVLKLQKAVEISKEELTKVKEKAFEELGEHEAQIFESHLLVLEDPELVDSAANKIRDEKVNADFALNEIKEMFVAMFESMDNEYMRERAADIKDVTNRVLRHILGVKVVDLAGLEEEVILIAHDLTPSDTATMNKKMVLGFLTDIGGRTSHTAIMARTLEIAAVVGLNDATQTIKDGDFVVFNGDTGEVIVNPDEETIEKYTKLKKEFEDYKRELQQLKGKASITLDERHVELAGNIGSPKDVEGLINNDAEGVGLYRTEFLYMDKEDAFPTEEEQYEAYKAVLEGMDNKPIVIRTLDIGGDKELPYFKMDEEMNPFLGYRAIRICLDKTEIFKTQLRALYRASVHGRLRIMFPMISSLGELLSAKEIIKEVLAELDKEGIAYSKDVEVGMMIEIPSAAVISDILAKHVDFFSIGTNDLIQYTCAVDRMNQKISHLYNQFNPAVLRLIKMVIDNAHKEGKWVGMCGESAGDKRMIPILLGMGLDEFSMSPISILPARKFITSVKYEDMKKFADEVLSLSTAEEIKNHVDKTFNF from the coding sequence ATGTATAAAGGAACAGGAGCATCTCCTGGAATCGCTCTAGGAAAAGCACTAATAGTAGAACATAGTGAATTAGTTATAGAAAAAAAGTCGATAGATAATGTAGAAGAGGAAGTACTAAAGTTACAAAAGGCTGTAGAAATTTCAAAAGAGGAATTAACTAAGGTCAAGGAAAAGGCTTTTGAGGAATTAGGGGAGCATGAAGCCCAAATATTTGAATCTCATTTATTAGTTTTAGAAGATCCAGAATTAGTAGATTCTGCAGCTAATAAAATAAGAGATGAAAAAGTAAATGCTGATTTTGCATTAAATGAAATAAAAGAAATGTTTGTAGCTATGTTTGAATCTATGGACAATGAGTACATGAGAGAAAGAGCAGCAGACATAAAAGACGTTACAAATAGAGTACTTAGACATATATTAGGTGTAAAAGTAGTTGATTTAGCAGGTCTTGAAGAAGAAGTTATATTAATAGCTCACGATTTAACACCTTCAGATACTGCCACTATGAACAAAAAAATGGTATTAGGTTTTTTAACAGATATTGGAGGAAGAACTTCTCATACTGCTATAATGGCTAGAACATTAGAAATAGCAGCAGTTGTAGGACTTAATGATGCAACACAAACTATAAAAGATGGAGATTTTGTAGTATTTAATGGAGATACTGGTGAAGTTATAGTTAATCCAGATGAAGAAACTATAGAAAAATATACTAAACTTAAAAAAGAATTTGAAGATTATAAAAGAGAGTTACAACAATTAAAAGGAAAAGCATCTATAACTTTAGATGAAAGACATGTAGAGCTTGCTGGAAATATAGGAAGCCCTAAGGATGTTGAAGGTCTTATAAATAACGATGCTGAAGGTGTTGGACTATACAGAACAGAGTTCTTATATATGGACAAGGAAGATGCTTTCCCAACTGAAGAAGAGCAATACGAAGCTTATAAAGCAGTTTTAGAAGGAATGGATAATAAGCCTATAGTTATAAGAACATTAGATATAGGTGGAGATAAAGAACTTCCATACTTTAAAATGGATGAAGAAATGAATCCATTCTTAGGATATAGAGCTATAAGAATATGTTTAGATAAAACTGAAATATTTAAGACTCAATTAAGAGCATTATATAGAGCAAGTGTACACGGAAGATTAAGAATAATGTTCCCTATGATATCTTCATTAGGAGAATTATTATCAGCTAAAGAAATTATAAAAGAAGTACTAGCTGAATTAGATAAAGAAGGTATAGCTTATTCTAAAGATGTAGAAGTAGGTATGATGATAGAAATACCATCAGCTGCTGTTATATCTGATATATTAGCTAAGCATGTAGACTTCTTCTCAATAGGAACTAATGACCTTATACAATACACTTGTGCAGTAGATAGAATGAACCAAAAGATAAGTCACTTATACAACCAATTCAACCCAGCTGTACTTAGACTTATAAAAATGGTTATAGATAATGCACACAAAGAAGGAAAATGGGTTGGAATGTGCGGAGAATCTGCAGGAGATAAAAGAATGATACCAATACTTTTAGGTATGGGACTTGATGAATTCTCAATGAGTCCAATATCAATACTTCCTGCTAGAAAATTCATAACTTCAGTTAAATATGAAGATATGAAAAAATTTGCTGATGAAGTATTATCATTATCAACAGCAGAAGAAATAAAAAATCATGTAGATAAGACTTTTAATTTCTAA
- a CDS encoding HPr family phosphocarrier protein, whose amino-acid sequence MEKLVTITNASGLHARPAGMFVKKAAEFKSTVEVNAKGKTVNAKSIMGIMSLGLAQGDELTIVANGEDQEAAVNALAELIESGFGE is encoded by the coding sequence ATGGAAAAATTAGTAACTATAACAAATGCAAGTGGATTACACGCTAGACCAGCAGGAATGTTTGTAAAGAAAGCTGCTGAGTTCAAATCTACAGTAGAAGTTAACGCTAAAGGAAAGACAGTTAACGCTAAGTCAATAATGGGTATAATGAGTTTAGGATTAGCTCAAGGAGACGAGTTAACAATCGTTGCTAATGGTGAAGATCAAGAAGCTGCAGTAAATGCATTAGCTGAATTAATAGAAAGTGGATTTGGGGAGTAG
- a CDS encoding patatin-like phospholipase family protein, giving the protein MKGLILEGGGTKGAYQIGAYKALIDLGIEFNGVAGTSIGALNGAYILQNDIEVMEEIWLKYDYTHFMNIDEETYEKYKNVDFTTKSFNTVIELMNKARKNEGIDISPLKKLLQDTLNEDAIRNSKRDFGLVTVTWDKKINPHPMYLEQIPKGRLVDYLIASASLPIFKLDKIDDKLYLDGMFFDNMPISLLVDKGYEDLVVIRLLDDFLGKKNLNKHQDINIKTIIPSEYLGGSLNKDKDSVKRNIDLGYLDTMKAYNRYEGIKYYFNADYKYDEEYCFYKLKHIDKETIENLCTVLGIKREASTRCLLESVIPRVGELLNLEKEFSYQDLFYAIYEKKLEENNISRVKLYDFNKLVETVNKNITDNNSHKLNAETLAIISLQKNKLAKIITNYFLKDFKTQG; this is encoded by the coding sequence ATGAAGGGTTTAATTTTAGAAGGTGGAGGTACCAAAGGTGCCTACCAAATAGGAGCTTACAAAGCTTTAATAGACTTAGGTATTGAATTTAATGGTGTAGCAGGTACATCAATAGGAGCTTTAAATGGAGCCTATATACTTCAAAATGACATAGAAGTAATGGAGGAAATTTGGTTGAAATACGACTATACTCATTTTATGAATATAGACGAAGAAACATATGAAAAATATAAAAATGTAGATTTTACAACCAAAAGTTTTAATACTGTAATTGAGCTTATGAATAAAGCTAGAAAAAATGAAGGTATTGATATAAGTCCACTTAAAAAACTACTCCAAGATACCTTAAACGAAGATGCAATTAGAAACTCTAAACGTGACTTTGGATTAGTTACAGTTACTTGGGATAAAAAAATAAATCCTCATCCTATGTACTTAGAACAAATACCAAAAGGTAGATTAGTAGATTACTTAATAGCAAGTGCAAGTTTACCTATATTTAAATTAGATAAAATAGATGATAAGCTTTATTTAGATGGTATGTTTTTTGATAATATGCCAATAAGCCTTTTAGTAGATAAAGGATATGAAGATTTAGTTGTAATAAGATTATTAGATGACTTTTTGGGTAAGAAAAATTTAAACAAGCATCAAGATATAAATATAAAAACAATAATACCATCAGAGTATTTAGGAGGCTCTTTAAATAAAGACAAGGATAGTGTAAAGAGAAATATAGATTTAGGATATTTAGACACTATGAAAGCCTACAATAGATATGAAGGTATTAAATACTATTTTAATGCAGATTATAAGTATGATGAAGAATATTGTTTTTATAAATTAAAACATATAGATAAAGAAACTATAGAAAACCTTTGTACAGTACTAGGTATAAAAAGAGAGGCAAGTACTAGATGCCTATTAGAAAGTGTTATACCTAGAGTTGGGGAGCTACTTAATTTAGAAAAAGAATTCTCATATCAAGATTTATTTTATGCTATATATGAAAAGAAACTTGAAGAAAATAATATAAGCAGAGTAAAATTATATGATTTTAATAAATTAGTAGAAACTGTTAATAAAAATATAACAGATAATAATAGCCATAAATTAAATGCAGAAACATTAGCTATAATTTCTTTACAAAAAAATAAATTGGCAAAAATAATTACCAATTATTTCTTGAAAGATTTTAAAACACAAGGTTAG
- a CDS encoding Eco57I restriction-modification methylase domain-containing protein, translating into MEGKMEKHTKGDNFVVSKNYENSLDTLKKQEKGIYYTPREIVDYILENTLKKHDIIDNPCPKVLDISCGCGNFLLKAYDVLYELIENNIEKLNELYGDKFILENIHSHILSNCIYGYDIDKDAIDILIESLNKKSDSILVKNLNIYCTDSLKHNFNEKFDYIIGNPPYIGHKKLDKEYKKFLLKEYKNTYRDKSDLYFCFYEKCINLLEKGGVCSLITPRYFIESPSGKHLRKYISKNTYIKEIIDFLGVSVFKNIGICSCILTLVKDLNKNSKIDILKPVNENMQIEDLRYLLKNNKFEKFYIDQENLDENWIILNENDKKLYNKIQNNCNYILEDIVTSFQGIITGCDKAFVLDIKDEKINKVDKKLLRNWIKNKNINKYTISSSNYKLIYSDDIKDENDYKLEIGEIIGKYKDKLCKRRECVNNTRKWYKLQWGRDKNLFEQIKIMYPYKSSQNKFAIDYNNSFCSADVYSFFIKEEYKKEFSEEYIVGILNSNIYDRYYKINAKKISKNIYDYYPNKVMKIKIFKDDNYHKIENLSKLIIHNINNNKEIDSLQLEIDNLIKDSLDIKSLM; encoded by the coding sequence TTGGAGGGGAAGATGGAAAAACACACTAAGGGGGATAATTTTGTAGTATCTAAAAACTATGAAAATAGCTTAGATACATTAAAAAAACAAGAAAAGGGAATTTACTATACACCAAGAGAAATAGTAGATTATATACTTGAAAATACATTAAAAAAACATGATATAATAGATAACCCGTGTCCAAAGGTATTAGATATATCTTGTGGATGCGGTAATTTTTTGTTAAAAGCTTATGATGTACTATATGAATTAATAGAAAATAACATAGAAAAATTAAATGAACTATATGGAGATAAATTTATATTGGAAAATATTCATAGTCATATATTAAGTAATTGTATATATGGATACGATATAGATAAAGATGCAATAGATATACTAATAGAGTCTCTAAATAAAAAGAGCGATAGCATATTGGTTAAAAATTTAAATATATACTGTACTGATAGCTTAAAGCATAACTTTAATGAAAAATTTGATTACATAATAGGCAATCCTCCATATATAGGTCATAAAAAGTTAGATAAAGAATATAAAAAATTCCTACTTAAAGAATATAAAAATACATATAGAGATAAATCTGATTTATATTTTTGTTTTTATGAAAAGTGCATAAATTTACTAGAAAAAGGTGGAGTATGTAGCTTAATAACTCCTAGGTACTTTATAGAAAGCCCGTCAGGAAAACACTTAAGAAAATATATATCAAAAAATACATACATAAAAGAAATTATAGATTTTTTAGGAGTTTCTGTATTTAAAAATATAGGAATTTGTAGTTGTATACTAACTTTAGTTAAAGATTTAAATAAAAATAGCAAAATAGATATATTAAAACCAGTAAATGAAAATATGCAAATAGAAGATTTAAGATATCTACTAAAAAATAATAAATTCGAAAAATTTTACATAGACCAAGAAAACCTAGATGAAAATTGGATTATATTAAATGAAAATGATAAAAAACTATATAATAAAATACAAAATAATTGTAATTATATTCTAGAAGATATAGTTACAAGCTTTCAAGGGATAATCACAGGATGTGACAAAGCTTTTGTACTAGATATAAAAGATGAAAAAATAAACAAGGTAGATAAGAAATTATTAAGAAACTGGATAAAAAATAAAAATATAAATAAATACACAATTTCAAGTAGCAACTATAAACTAATATATTCAGATGATATAAAAGACGAAAATGATTATAAGTTAGAAATAGGGGAAATAATAGGAAAATATAAAGATAAACTATGCAAAAGAAGAGAATGTGTAAACAACACAAGAAAGTGGTATAAACTTCAATGGGGAAGAGATAAAAATTTATTTGAACAAATAAAAATAATGTATCCTTATAAATCTTCTCAAAATAAATTTGCAATAGATTACAATAATAGTTTTTGTAGTGCAGATGTATACTCATTTTTTATAAAAGAAGAATATAAAAAGGAGTTTTCAGAAGAGTATATAGTTGGCATATTAAACTCAAATATATATGATAGATATTATAAAATAAATGCTAAAAAGATAAGTAAAAATATTTATGATTATTATCCAAATAAAGTAATGAAAATAAAAATATTTAAAGATGATAATTATCATAAAATAGAAAATTTATCAAAATTAATAATACATAATATAAATAACAATAAGGAAATAGATAGCTTACAACTAGAAATAGATAATCTTATAAAAGACTCATTAGACATAAAATCACTAATGTAG